A window of Drosophila sulfurigaster albostrigata strain 15112-1811.04 chromosome X, ASM2355843v2, whole genome shotgun sequence genomic DNA:
cattttttaatattagatAACTATGAACTGATTTGTCATGTGCAATTGGATATTGAACACACCTGCTGAACTTTTTGTGAATGTAATTTTAATGCGTATGTGAAATTTAAtgacatttcaataaattgcataattgtatAAAGGATCGATTACAGTTTAAAGACAAAAGAAAttacatatacaaattaagtatacgtagaataaaataaaaatcatattttagaatatactatattatcaGTATTATATTTCCGTTTCTTATAagaatacaatacaaattttcagttttatctGGCTGCACAGGATTGTAGCTGAATAAatcagtaataataaaaatagcacTCGCTATGATTTTCGTAAATTGAAAGAGCTTAGTTATTGATAAACTCAGTCAACCTGAGCAGCtgaacaacaaatttgaagtGCTCTCTCCACATAATCTTTTTCTACTTTCAGCTGAAGGTCGCATTTGACGATAAAACTGAAGAAATTGTTGCCAATAAAAGTTGCCATGTGCATCTTGGCCACGACACagagacatagagagagagagagagagagagagagagagagagagagagagagagagatagagagagagagagagagagagagagagagagagagagagagagatggtaGTGTGTCTACTCCTCTTTGGTGTCTGCATTCAATTGACAAGCGATGCATAAAGTTTTATGAGCCActctatacatacatatgcttCAACtatatccatatatatatagatgtaaGTATATGGACATATATTTGATGGCACTTcgatggcaacaaaaaacaactaagaaagctgcagtggAGTGTGATCGACGGTGTGATATGCGGTATACATTTTCAGTGAAAGTAAAAGAGTgtagatttttattaaaatatataaaattaatatacaacgaaaaagaaaaatactatataccgaaggctatatttggtatattgatatagtttgtaattcaaaatacaccattgaaattcgaaattattcttaaaatgcatcaaatttatatatcgaaaaatatattccgataaatacatatttggtatattttggtcgatatactattaaataaaaaatgtacaatagagctcaaaatgtaccatattgtataatataaaattgttttcagtAATCATACAGACTGTTTGTTGAATTGTTTCAAAagtggaagtgggcgtggcaattacctaaaacaaacttgatctgcttCCAACAATGAAAGTGAtgtaagaaaaacaaaatgaagctctatctcttataatctctTATATATTCATGTACTTTCTAGATCGAACAAGGCtttttctgcctgttacacacatttcctgTTGGCACACAAAGTCATAATACACTTCTATCTTCTACTGTTGGTAGCGgagtataaaaatacaaaacaaaggAAAATCCTTTTTAGCCCAATGCTTTCGCTTTTGAGCCATTTTGAGCGTTGCTGTTAGCCCAGTTTGCTGGCTAGTTGCTAAATTATTAGCCACTCACAATGGACTGAcgcagacacatacacacaaatacacacacacacacagacacacatggACCGCAGCCAGCTGTCACTATTGCGATTTACGAGTGCGAGTTTGTGGCTGCGTCCCGGGGGCATATTCAACACCTCGTCAAATTTATGAGCAATGCGCAAATgtgttaaaattttatgtgcacttttgttgttagaacagcaacaacaagaaaacgagaaaagaatgaaaggaaaacaacaaaaaataaatatagaagaaaaagaaaatacaaaaacaaaaatcaaatacaactGAGACAGACTTTTTAAGAGGAGTCTGCTTGATTGACAGATATTTGTGCATAGAAAATTAGAAGAGAATTGCAAACTGACAACTGCATTGAATACTCTATAAATTGTGGATTTGATTTGCTTGCTTCATCATCTAGTAATCTGCCCCAATAGTCTCTTCAGTTACTCTTTTTAGTACCTTCAAAGCTAACAGACTTTGCTCTCAGTTGCCTTAACTTCATCTTGTTCTTGTTCGTTTTCTTCTGCCAGCTGCAGCCTAAATAATAGAAACATTCTGTTTCTTGGctggttatttatttatttatttatgtgcacgATGATTGCTGTGAATTGAATTGGATTTGCTGCAACAGGAAGCAcaactattttatatatagtatggcAATGGTTTGCCCCTGCGACGACTGCTCAACGCACGTTGGGCGCCTGAGACGGCAACTTGAAgtaaattgcatttctttgaaataaatggatttacaaatgcaatttgtgcaCTTAACATATGTTTCAAGCTCGCCAAGTAATAAGACTGTTtcacataatttttaaatacgcatttaaaacatatttctgGACTATGCATACGGtttaaaaaattctaattttttagtatttttaatagtatACAAAAGTCAAgtgtatttgcattaaaatacttaaatactaaacctttagtatttttactctttttaaaattgtgttttatagtatatacaatttaacaaaAGTCAAATTCATGAGCATTAAAatactacttttttttttttggtattttatagtatatacagcTTAACAAAAGTCAAATTCATAAGCATTAAAATACCACCttattggtattttaataGTCTATACTGTTTAACAAGAGTCAAATTTATTAgcattaaaatactaaatctttggtattttatcctttttatagtatagtattgaaaatttattatcattacCATGCTAactctttggtatttttgaatAGTATATTCTAGCTAACTAAAATCTAATTCATACGAGTAagcattaaaatatgaatagaaataaaatattaaagctttGCAATCATTGCTGTTCGTGTCACGAGCACAGCGCCTACATAGATATGTTACCAAGTTGTGGGTGGCCTTGCTACCAGATACAAAGTCACaagcatgcacacacacacgcacagactcgcatacacacatacaccacCCACACGTACACAATACATTTCCGCTTGCTGTTGGTAACAGGCAACTTGTTACTTTTGCTACATGTTACTTGCCAGCATGTTCTGTGaaccagagccagagccagagccagagaaCTTGCTACACTTGCCTCGCTTGCAACTTGCTACTTGCTACATGTGGCACAGCATTGCTGTGGCTTCAACTTCAGCGGCAGCTTCACATCAGCAGACCGCCTACTGTTTGCCCGTCCAACTACGGAAATTGCTGgtgaacagcaacagcaacagcaacaaaaagttggagaaaaaaacaaaagcaaagaaagtTGCTACATCAAAATCTATATATGAAACTTCTTATCATAAGTATCTactaatacacacactcgcactcgcagcACGTGCAAATAAGTATCTATcgagaaaatgaaataaaatttgtgctCGTTTAATGATGTCAGCAAAAGATTTCAGTGaaaacttgccacacacacacacacatgagtcGAGTGGAGGCACGATTAATAAGCGCCAGCAGCATTCAGGATGCTTTTCTCTTCCTTCTGCTCTTCCAATGACCTCCTGTTGCGAAAAGCTGCCATTAACTACGGCCACGAGCAGCACGCAAGTGGGCAAAAGTACACCATAATGggagtttttcttttcttcctTTTATTGGTAATGTGAGTGAAGAAAAAAGCCTACAGCGAGAGAACTGTGAGTTACCTGCTTTTACTTTCCAAGCATtcattaagtaaataaaagtgcataatataaatgaaataaaaagaaaaagtaaaaaaattaatgaaaaaataacagaataaagtatttattaaatagttaaaGAACTTTACTAAAACTTAGTAAAATAatgtaacaaaataaaaactaaatagaaTTACGAATTTCCTAAATGGTTGATGAATAAAATAGTctatttaaattcttaaagactttgaattttataaaagtatgctctaattaatatatatgtgcGACACAttagagagaaaaaaatatagactgaaacaattttaaaaataagtaaaaattttttttatattatgaaCTAgaactatatttagagctaaaattgatgttttggtatatgtttttttcactttagATAAGTCAGCTTGCGACATTTTGGCCAGGGAATTTCccatatattaaaacaaattaaaaataaataataaaataaagtagacatttaatgaattaaagaATTGTTTGAATTTTCTTAAGAATCCGCATTTTCGAGTACGTTTAGCATTCAATTCAACTTTgataattgtaaaaaatgtgatataaaatttatgctgTTTTTAGACACACTTTTTCGAGgactttttcaaaatatttatattattatttaagctGGCTTACTTTGTAGCTTTTCAAGTCGAagatgataaaaaaaaaactaaaataccaaaggcaatatttggtatatcgatttactaatacatttaaaatatacgaaagaatataaaatataccagatcgTCATGTGATATTAGttgttaaataacttttacaatttttatttgatcacAATCAAAACTTTAGAAATTGTAAATCTATCCTTATAGACTCCGAGTTTTAGGTGTTGATACGGACAGATAGATAATCAAGAATTTATGAGGTGGGTAGTGTTAGTGAGAGCCTACAAGTTGTTACAATTGTGATTTTAAGCTTTAAActagttgtttttctttgttattcatatttttaaaattcattaagtTTTAATACCTTTTTGTAGCTATTAAAAAGTAAGCATACAAAAAGACAACTGCcgaagtttattttaatgttgcataaaaaaacacattctCATATAGAagtttaaaaatgattttgtaattaatttacaattagaGTCTGCAGAGTTGAAGGTAACGATGGCTGTGGCTATACTGCTAGCAGCGACTGTTGTCAGCTGAGTTCGCTGTGTTAGAAGAGCGCTCTAATTGATTGGTAATGGCAATAATCACTTTGGACTCAATTTGTATTAGTCGCAAATAAAACTTATGGATATTACACTGAGTGCAAAATGTgtttgcgctgctgctgctgctgctgctgatgatgcataaaagagagaaagcgagaaagagaggaggagagagagagagagagagagagagggagaaaaatGAACTGCTGTTGCTATGTTGCTGGGCTGTTTCCAAGGACAAAGAGCAGCCTGGCGAGCATCCTTTTTTGGCGCAAGTCACAGTTGACTTGGCTTGCATTCAGATGGATGGTTGAGTTGCTCccgtacgtgtgtgtgtgttagtgttagtgtgtgtgtgtgttagtgtgtgagtgtgccccattcatatttcttttcatttgccacctgctgctgctgctgcgttgctgttgctgttgccgtttgTTGCCTTGCCATTCAGTTTTATGAACAAGCATTTCAATTCGCGTTTAGCGGAAGTGGCAGCGAAATTGAATCGCAGGCTGTAATTTCCGCTGcacacaaaagcagcagcaggacgCAAAGGAGCAGCAAAAGAGAgtggaaagagagagagagagagagaggggggaaagACATGGCGCCAGGACGTCGTCGACGttgtgaaatattaaaaactaactAAATGCTAGTGGCGTTCAGTGTTGAAAGCCATTAGAGGCaggtatttaaaaattaaaagcagcagctgcagcacccACAACTACACATAAcacaccctcacacacacacacacacacacacgcacaccctcacacacacacacacacacacacacacatacatcgaACACTTATGCAGCTATAGCTGAAGCTCAGGGCAACCAGCTAAAAAGTCCAacccaaaaaccaacaacaatttgattgACTTAATGAACTCGGTTAGAGTAAGGAGAGAGTGATAGGGAGAtagagtgagtgtgagtgagacagagagagagagacttacCTCATAGGAACCGGCCGTGTCGAGTATGTCGAGAGTTAGACTGACGCCTGCGATGGAGAAGTTACCCTGATGCATCTCCTCGATGGTCCTTTTATATTTGGTGGTAAATATGTTGTACAGAAACTGAGTGATTATCGAAGTTTTGCCCACTTTGGCCGCGCCCATGACCACAATTTTATGACGAGCATTTGCCGGCCCAATGGCATCGTCCACCGCATTATTGCGACCCACTCTGCGaagaaagagatggagatagaacgaaagagtgagagagagaaagtgaatTTGAGAGGCAGCAGAAGGCTAAAGTTAAActtgaattcattttaattgaattatttttgcgcttttatcatgtgtatattaatttaatccTCCTTGACCACACATCCTTTGAGGCCAGTCGCAGTAGTAAGGTGatagagcagagagagagagagagagagagagagagagagtggagcAGTAAACGAGAGAGAAGAAAGCAGCGTGCAACGCTCCAATCTCCTCAGCGACTCATTAAAACTGTGcgctacatttaaaattaatcatttCCCCCAACAGCACAAAGCGAAACAGATAAAAGAACGAAGGCCACGTgacgcgatgcgatgcgatgggAAAACTAAGTGACGTGTAAATGAGAACTTGCTGCAAACGCTTGCAGTGTATACGACTAGTAGATACCCTAAGGGAGATACTCAATAACATATATGGTAAATTAGACCCCTATAGTCTGAGCTTATACTAGAAAACGTAGTAAAATTGttctcctttttgtttttgaagtttgtttaaattgcaaatcgtTTCCTAGCCTTAATATCCTTTCCCATAGTATTGAAGGGTATTCGTGTAACATTTAAGCTATGGCTGAACAACTTTTGTAAACTACTTAAGGCCACTCTTTTGCCTCGAActattaaactaatttaacatttttaaacggttgaaaacataataacaacaacacaattaaaatgacTGCAAATTTGTagaattgaaaaatgaaaaataatttttatattttgaggTTTTCATAATAGAATTaatagttttcataatttgagGTTTTCAAAATTACTTTTTCCACTcatcatataacatatatacatatgttaatttttttcagttttcagcaaatgtttttataaaaagaaCTGAGGTACGAGTATGCTATGGATCCAttgtattatacaaatttggacatttctttatgaaattatacaaaaagaTACGATAATTATGaagattttttttatcgtGGTTTACCATTTGACGGATATGCCCatatatcataaataatatttattatatttatattttcttctcttctatttttctatttttcttcttttctgttttttttctgttttttcttttcttttcttttcttttcttttcttttcttttcttttcttttcttttctttccctttcctttcttttcttttattttattttctagtCTTGTTTAGacttttctcttattttttgttcctttctctttttttctcctcttttattttctcttattatttttctcttaTATTTTTCTCTTATATTTTTCCtagtttctttttatattacatttgaagaaaatgtttgaatttactaataattttgttatacaTGTGCTTTAACTTTCCAAGGATGCAAAGTGAACAACGAAAACTTTTATTAGTTTACCCAGAATTTTCAAAAAACTCAGATggcaatttgttattattaaaatacttcaGTGCAAGTACTattgaaaattttgcaaatctTTCATAATGCAAAGTTGGGCAAAACTTTAAAGACACATTCAGAAAAGTTTGGCCTTAAAGCAAGATGTGAGATTCTTCTTTAATcttgcaaaagttttcttgGACATATCTATTGAATCTGAAGTTATCTTTTCGCTTCTCCACCACATGCTGGCTTTATAATTTCGTTCAAGTTTTTTGGGGTTGTCCTTCGTTAGCGTATTACAGGTAGATGAGCTTCGATAAAGCGAATAACTTGGcaacttttcgtttttcttcgttcgttttcgttcgtttttttgttCGATGTGAAATGAAGAGGGACGCAGAATTGAGAATTTCGCTGTTGATTGAAAGATTGTGCTTGTGGAGCTTAGGTGACAGAATTGCCGTTGCCAGCGAAAGCTGTCGAGGACAATAGAATTTCAATCGCGCCAAAGACAAACAGCTTCTTGTCACCTAACCAACTTATAATTTCGTTCCTCGCGACCGTACAAAATATCAGCAAATAATCAGCGCAAATATGCGAGGCAGAAAGGCAGTaaaaacaagagagagagagagagaaagagatggtgaaaaaatgaaaagcgaaaagGAAATaccaaacgaaacaaaacagaataacgaagaataaaataaaattcttgacTTGGCacaggaaaaacaaaagaaaaatatgcaaacgacgacgacgatgacgatggtgatgatgatgatgatgatgttggaTCTCGGTCCCTTAGACTGGGACAGCAAATCAGCCAGGGGAATGTCTTATCATTGTGTCTTGTGTCTTGCGTCTTGTGCTGGGTTTGAGGTTTGCCTTGATGAGCAAATAACAAGCAAAGAGATGGCGAAACAAAGAGAAGGCGCCTCAGTTTCGGACTCGGACTcggactcagactcagactcggTCTCAGTTGCAGTCGCAAAAAACTTGAGAACGCTCTGAAATTGTTGTGGGTAAAATTAATCTGGCAATTGCCGTTGgccgtcgactgtcgactgtggACTGTCGACTGTTGGCTATTCCGCTTGTTGCCCGTTGACAGCTGACATCCACCtggtcatcatcatcatctggtCACGGTCTTCTTCGTTGTATTTCTGTCTCTCGTTTGCCACGCTTTCAACCAACAACTTTAAGCGCTTTCAACTTAAATGCAGCTTACTGCTGCTCCAATATCATGTTGTCATCGTATTCCCGCTGCTATAAATATTGACTATATTGTCTACTTTATACACTGAGTACTGTCCTTCAGTACTGTCCTAGATCTTTATGGCCtattaaaagttgtttataattaaaaatgaaataaagcacattatttatttatgctgtcGCCATCAGTCTGATTTTACGAGTATGTacgtctgtctatctgtcagCTACTTAATGAACGCAAAATTCGCATTTCATTAAAACGAAAtctgtttttaattaaaataatagaaacaAAAGTTTGTCGCGCTAGGGCTAAGCTTGATTACCctatgaatattattaattcatatttgagGTAGCTTTGCGATTTGTTGCTTCCTGTTGTAAGgaaactaaaattaatttgttttttaaattttatagcTAACTTTTAGTTAAGCAGATAAAAAACATACTTAGTTTTTCCTTCTCTAACTGAAAtcatatttagtttttaatttttatatcgTAATTAAATCATAACTGTCCTCGTATGTGGTTGTGTTTGAATATTGGTTATAAATATTGCCTCAGTGAGTTTGTATATTAATCATATTGTAATAGActtgatttcaattaatttttcttgACACTCTTCTCcttgtataatattttgatatttcacATAGAAGTTGTGGAGTTTACTATCGTTTTGCTATCGCAGTATTACTATCGCTTTCACATAAGCTTgacttttactttaaattttcGTTAGTCTATTTTTACTTAATATGACTTGATTGTCGTTTAAAATTGCATAGCGATCGTTTTACTATCGCTGTAATGTTGAAACTATCGCTTAGATATTACATTTGTAAGTCTTATCTGTCACTTTACTATCGCCTTATCATCGCTTAAATATAGTCTTAGTATCACTTTATCGCGTAGTTATCATTTGAGCTATCGCTTAGCTATTAGATTAactgtcttttatttttttaacactttACTATCGCTTTATTTTTGCCTTACTATcacttttctctttctttacTATCGCATGGTTTTCTTTAAAGCATCGCTATTGGCAACGAAAActgtttctatttatttatttacactttaCTAACTTAAATATTGCTTAACAATCGCATTACTATCACTTGACTTTCTTTTTACTATCACTTAGCTATCGCTTGGCTTTTCTTAAAGCATTACTTTAGacaaatatataacatataactATATAACTTGATATTTATTGCTGGGCATAGCTATCGCATATCTATCGCTTAGCAATCGCTTAGTTATGACTTGTTTAACACTATTTACTATAGCTCTACTATTGCATTTCTATAAATGTTCTTTTGCTTCACTCTCTCTGTTTAAATAATCGCTATAGCGAGCTACAAATTTTTCAGATGTCTTTGTAGCTTGCTATTTATTGCTGGGTATCCCGTGCTTATCGTGTATTAAACAAGAATATACTTATGcacatgtgagtgtgtgagtgtgtgtgtgtgtgtgtgagtgagtgaatgcaTATGTATTTGCGGCTATAACTTACTTGTCACGCTTCGGCTTATCCTCGGCGCTGTCATCCTTCATGAACGAGGGCTGCAAGCTGAAGCGTCGACGCAAGTGACGGCCACGCATTTTGCCAAAGAGTTCTGCTCGCTCGCCTCTTCTGTTCTGCTAAtgctcttgcttttgcttttgttgctccttcttcttctgctgctgctgctgctacttctgggtgttgttattgttgttcttcttgggAAAAACAGGTGCCTggtgccttgccttgccttggcAAAAAGGATTGATGTGCCGGggtgttgttggcgttgtctttggcgttggcgttggcgttgatgttgatgttgggCTGCAACCACAGCAACCGTAAATCAGGCGAAAAAATCCTGTTATATGGTGTTTGTCACTGTCTGTGTTATCTctatacgtgtgtgtgagtgtgtgtgtgtttgtatgcgagtgtgttaCTTTGTGGCTTTGCTGTTAGCCCTGCATAAATTTCATCGAATCAGCCGCGACgctcaaaagtatgctgcACTTTATTATGCTCGCTCTCCagctatgtatgtgtgtgtatgtatgtgtgtgtgtaactgtAGCTGTGTGTTAGaagcgttgttgttggtagttACTTATTAGCCCGTCTGCgctttatgcaaatatttgcagccTCTCTTGGGTTTCGCTTTTAATTATGCGcccaactccgactccaaGCTCGAAgcttcagttttcagttttcagttccagctccagttccagAAGCAAACTCCAAAACTCGAAACGATGCCAACTGGGATCTggtaaaatgtaaatgtacctgcaaattgaaaatgaacgCAAGTTGAGTGCGAGACAAAAGTGGACATAAATTAGCCGATGCTTCAACCGTCTGATAAAGATGAAGCTAGAGAtagcgatgacgatgacgatggcagAGACACATGCTGCGTTTGCGGCTTAGCTGTTTAActacagcagcgacagcgacagcgacagcgacaacgtcAGTCGTCTCTGTAGAATTAGTAATTAGAGTAGCAGAAGTCGAGAGCTGACTTTCAGATACCCTTTTTAAAATACCGACTACAGTTAATGTCATGTTATATACCCAACTTCAGGGAGCATTCTCTTCATTCgcattgttgccgctgccaacGGAgataattaaagttaaaacgCAACCATTTGCCAAAAGTTTCACAGTTGGCACAGTCTGCACTGAAGTTGCGCGCAAAgtaattaagcaaatttatGTGAGGCGTGTGGAAGCTGGAACTGAAAGCTGTTCTGCTGCCTTGCTGCCTTGCTGCCAGTCTGCAGTCGCTTgccttaattttgtttatgtttgccACCCAAGAGCCTCAACAAAAGTAGCTGAAAGCCGAGACTGAGACCCAAGAGATTCCGCACCAGAGACGGAGCCAGGGAGTGGGAGGGAGAGAGTGGGGGAAAGACATCGGCAGTTAACAGGCATTTGGTGTGCActtatttttaactaaaagCTACCCtgtaaaataccaaaaacaacg
This region includes:
- the LOC133848366 gene encoding dexamethasone-induced Ras-related protein 1 isoform X2; translation: MRGRHLRRRFSLQPSFMKDDSAEDKPKRDKVGRNNAVDDAIGPANARHKIVVMGAAKVGKTSIITQFLYNIFTTKYKRTIEEMHQGNFSIAGVSLTLDILDTAGSYEFPAMRALSISSADAFILVYDVTDATTFEEVRAIRDQIHETKATTAVPIVVVGNKIDLLTEDTELRERCWL